A portion of the Phaenicophaeus curvirostris isolate KB17595 chromosome 17, BPBGC_Pcur_1.0, whole genome shotgun sequence genome contains these proteins:
- the SEPTIN5 gene encoding septin-5 isoform X4, translating into MVAGESGLGKSTLVNSLFLTDLYKDRKLLNAEERINQTVEIVKHTVDIEEKGVKLKLTIVDTPGFGDAVNNTECWKPITDYIDQQFEQYFRDESGLNRKNIQDNRVHCCLYFISPFGHGLRPVDVEFMKALHEKVNIVPLIAKADCLIPSEIRKLKERIREEIDKFGIKVYQFPECDSDEDEEFKQQDRELKESAPFAVIGSNTVVEAKGQRVRGRLYPWGIVEVENQAHCDFVKLRNMLIRTHMHDLKDVTCDVHYENYRAQCIQQMTSKLTQDNRIESPIPILPLPTPDTETEKLIKMKDEELRRMQEMLQKMQQQMQDQ; encoded by the exons ATGGTCGCAG GAGAGTCGGGTCTGGGCAAATCCACGCTGGTGAATAGCCTGTTCCTGACAGACCTCTACAAAGACAGAAAGCTTCTCAACGCAGAGG AGAGAATCAACCAGACAGTGGAGATCGTCAAGCACACGGTGGACATAGAGGAGAAGGGTGTCAAGCTGAAGCTGACCATAGTGGACACACCAGGCTTTGGAGATGCTGTTAACAACACTGAGTG CTGGAAGCCCATCACCGACTACATCGACCAGCAGTTTGAACAGTATTTCCGTGATGAGAGTGGCCTGAACCGGAAGAACATCCAGGACAACCGAGTGCATTGCTGCCTCTACTTCATCTCACCCTTCGGGCATGG GCTGAGGCCTGTGGATGTTGAATTCATGAAGGCTCTGCATGAGAAGGTTAACATTGTGCCCCTGATTGCCAAAGCCGACTGCCTGATCCCTTCTGAGATCCGGAAGCTAAAAGAGAGG ATCCGGGAAGAGATTGACAAATTTGGCATTAAAGTGTACCAGTTTCCCGAGTGTGACTCTGATGAAGATGAGGAGTTCAAGCAGCAAGATAGAGAGCTGAAG GAGAGCGCGCCTTTTGCTGTCATTGGCAGTAACACAGTTGTGGAGGCGAAAGGCCAGCGAGTCCGGGGACGTCTCTACCCCTGGGGCATTGTGGAAG TGGAAAACCAGGCACACTGCGACTTTGTGAAGCTGCGGAACATGCTGATCCGGACACACATGCACGACCTCAAGGATGTCACTTGTGATGTCCACTATGAGAACTACCGAGCTCAGTGCATCCAGCAGATGACCAG CAAGCTGACTCAGGACAACAGGATAGAAAGCCCAATTCCTATCCTGCCTCTGCCAACACCAGACACGGAGACAGAGAAGCTGATCAAAATGAAGGATGAGGAG TTACGGCGGATGCAAGAGATGCTGCAGAAGATGCAGCAGCAGATGCAGGATCAGTGA
- the SEPTIN5 gene encoding septin-5 isoform X3: protein MVPEQTRAAQDETSEEQRSGKALDHEKQYVGFATLPNQVHRKSVKKGFDFTLMVAGESGLGKSTLVNSLFLTDLYKDRKLLNAEERINQTVEIVKHTVDIEEKGVKLKLTIVDTPGFGDAVNNTECWKPITDYIDQQFEQYFRDESGLNRKNIQDNRVHCCLYFISPFGHGLRPVDVEFMKALHEKVNIVPLIAKADCLIPSEIRKLKERIREEIDKFGIKVYQFPECDSDEDEEFKQQDRELKESAPFAVIGSNTVVEAKGQRVRGRLYPWGIVEVENQAHCDFVKLRNMLIRTHMHDLKDVTCDVHYENYRAQCIQQMTSKLTQDNRIESPIPILPLPTPDTETEKLIKMKDEELRRMQEMLQKMQQQMQDQ from the exons ATGGTGCCCGAGCAGACGCGCGCAGCACAAGATGAGACCTCTGAGGAGCAGAGGAGCGGAAAGGCGCTG GACCATGAGAAGCAGTACGTGGGCTTTGCCACCCTGCCCAACCAGGTCCATCGGAAATCCGTGAAGAAGGGTTTCGACTTCACCCTGATGGTCGCAG GAGAGTCGGGTCTGGGCAAATCCACGCTGGTGAATAGCCTGTTCCTGACAGACCTCTACAAAGACAGAAAGCTTCTCAACGCAGAGG AGAGAATCAACCAGACAGTGGAGATCGTCAAGCACACGGTGGACATAGAGGAGAAGGGTGTCAAGCTGAAGCTGACCATAGTGGACACACCAGGCTTTGGAGATGCTGTTAACAACACTGAGTG CTGGAAGCCCATCACCGACTACATCGACCAGCAGTTTGAACAGTATTTCCGTGATGAGAGTGGCCTGAACCGGAAGAACATCCAGGACAACCGAGTGCATTGCTGCCTCTACTTCATCTCACCCTTCGGGCATGG GCTGAGGCCTGTGGATGTTGAATTCATGAAGGCTCTGCATGAGAAGGTTAACATTGTGCCCCTGATTGCCAAAGCCGACTGCCTGATCCCTTCTGAGATCCGGAAGCTAAAAGAGAGG ATCCGGGAAGAGATTGACAAATTTGGCATTAAAGTGTACCAGTTTCCCGAGTGTGACTCTGATGAAGATGAGGAGTTCAAGCAGCAAGATAGAGAGCTGAAG GAGAGCGCGCCTTTTGCTGTCATTGGCAGTAACACAGTTGTGGAGGCGAAAGGCCAGCGAGTCCGGGGACGTCTCTACCCCTGGGGCATTGTGGAAG TGGAAAACCAGGCACACTGCGACTTTGTGAAGCTGCGGAACATGCTGATCCGGACACACATGCACGACCTCAAGGATGTCACTTGTGATGTCCACTATGAGAACTACCGAGCTCAGTGCATCCAGCAGATGACCAG CAAGCTGACTCAGGACAACAGGATAGAAAGCCCAATTCCTATCCTGCCTCTGCCAACACCAGACACGGAGACAGAGAAGCTGATCAAAATGAAGGATGAGGAG TTACGGCGGATGCAAGAGATGCTGCAGAAGATGCAGCAGCAGATGCAGGATCAGTGA
- the GP1BB gene encoding platelet glycoprotein Ib beta chain: protein MNSGILFLSLLGFLPLVIPMCPVPCKCATNIIDCTSKGLTVAELPAAFRPSAEIIQLGYNRLTSIPSGLFDNLQSLQVVYLQGNPWECNCDILYLRSWLQWQQNRTLYRDVRCTSPAHLQDRIIAYLAEDEIISTCQYWYCSLALLSQLCLFILLFLQGIFVIFIIVYLQKFRRMAAEARSTIQDLH from the coding sequence ATGAACAGCGGAATTCTCTTCTTGTCCCTCCTTGGCTTCCTCCCACTCGTGATACCCATGTGCCCTGTGCCATGCAAGTGTGCCACCAACATTATTGACTGCACATCAAAAGGCCTAACTGTAGCAGAACTACCAGCTGCTTTCCGCCCTTCAGCTGAAATTATCCAGCTTGGTTACAACAGGCTCACCTCTATTCCCAGTGGGCTCTTTGACAACCTGCAGAGCCTCCAGGTAGTCTACCTACAGGGCAACCCTTGGGAATGCAACTGTGACATCCTCTACTTGCGTTCCTGGCTCCAGTGGCAGCAGAACCGGACCTTATACAGGGATGTGAGATGCACCTCCCCAGCTCACCTGCAGGACCGGATCATTGCCTATCTGGCAGAAGATGAGATCATCTCCACATGCCAGTACTGGTACTGCAGCCTGGCTCTCCTCTCTCAGCTCTGTCTCttcatcctccttttcctccagggCATCTTCGTTATCTTCATCATTGTCTACCTGCAGAAATTTCGGAGAATGGCTGCTGAAGCCCGAAGCACCATCCAAGATCTACACTAG
- the SEPTIN5 gene encoding septin-5 isoform X2, translating to MKRNSECFLHRDFFPFIFHELLSYLCDHEKQYVGFATLPNQVHRKSVKKGFDFTLMVAGESGLGKSTLVNSLFLTDLYKDRKLLNAEERINQTVEIVKHTVDIEEKGVKLKLTIVDTPGFGDAVNNTECWKPITDYIDQQFEQYFRDESGLNRKNIQDNRVHCCLYFISPFGHGLRPVDVEFMKALHEKVNIVPLIAKADCLIPSEIRKLKERIREEIDKFGIKVYQFPECDSDEDEEFKQQDRELKESAPFAVIGSNTVVEAKGQRVRGRLYPWGIVEVENQAHCDFVKLRNMLIRTHMHDLKDVTCDVHYENYRAQCIQQMTSKLTQDNRIESPIPILPLPTPDTETEKLIKMKDEELRRMQEMLQKMQQQMQDQ from the exons GACCATGAGAAGCAGTACGTGGGCTTTGCCACCCTGCCCAACCAGGTCCATCGGAAATCCGTGAAGAAGGGTTTCGACTTCACCCTGATGGTCGCAG GAGAGTCGGGTCTGGGCAAATCCACGCTGGTGAATAGCCTGTTCCTGACAGACCTCTACAAAGACAGAAAGCTTCTCAACGCAGAGG AGAGAATCAACCAGACAGTGGAGATCGTCAAGCACACGGTGGACATAGAGGAGAAGGGTGTCAAGCTGAAGCTGACCATAGTGGACACACCAGGCTTTGGAGATGCTGTTAACAACACTGAGTG CTGGAAGCCCATCACCGACTACATCGACCAGCAGTTTGAACAGTATTTCCGTGATGAGAGTGGCCTGAACCGGAAGAACATCCAGGACAACCGAGTGCATTGCTGCCTCTACTTCATCTCACCCTTCGGGCATGG GCTGAGGCCTGTGGATGTTGAATTCATGAAGGCTCTGCATGAGAAGGTTAACATTGTGCCCCTGATTGCCAAAGCCGACTGCCTGATCCCTTCTGAGATCCGGAAGCTAAAAGAGAGG ATCCGGGAAGAGATTGACAAATTTGGCATTAAAGTGTACCAGTTTCCCGAGTGTGACTCTGATGAAGATGAGGAGTTCAAGCAGCAAGATAGAGAGCTGAAG GAGAGCGCGCCTTTTGCTGTCATTGGCAGTAACACAGTTGTGGAGGCGAAAGGCCAGCGAGTCCGGGGACGTCTCTACCCCTGGGGCATTGTGGAAG TGGAAAACCAGGCACACTGCGACTTTGTGAAGCTGCGGAACATGCTGATCCGGACACACATGCACGACCTCAAGGATGTCACTTGTGATGTCCACTATGAGAACTACCGAGCTCAGTGCATCCAGCAGATGACCAG CAAGCTGACTCAGGACAACAGGATAGAAAGCCCAATTCCTATCCTGCCTCTGCCAACACCAGACACGGAGACAGAGAAGCTGATCAAAATGAAGGATGAGGAG TTACGGCGGATGCAAGAGATGCTGCAGAAGATGCAGCAGCAGATGCAGGATCAGTGA
- the SEPTIN5 gene encoding septin-5 isoform X1, translated as MDSIIIQERLVERLLSPRTQAQRSQPPKLKDHEKQYVGFATLPNQVHRKSVKKGFDFTLMVAGESGLGKSTLVNSLFLTDLYKDRKLLNAEERINQTVEIVKHTVDIEEKGVKLKLTIVDTPGFGDAVNNTECWKPITDYIDQQFEQYFRDESGLNRKNIQDNRVHCCLYFISPFGHGLRPVDVEFMKALHEKVNIVPLIAKADCLIPSEIRKLKERIREEIDKFGIKVYQFPECDSDEDEEFKQQDRELKESAPFAVIGSNTVVEAKGQRVRGRLYPWGIVEVENQAHCDFVKLRNMLIRTHMHDLKDVTCDVHYENYRAQCIQQMTSKLTQDNRIESPIPILPLPTPDTETEKLIKMKDEELRRMQEMLQKMQQQMQDQ; from the exons ATGGATTCGATCATTATTCAGGAGCGGTTAGTGGAGCGGCTGCTTTCTCCCCGGACGCAGGCACAGCGAAGCCAGCCACCCAAGCTGAAG GACCATGAGAAGCAGTACGTGGGCTTTGCCACCCTGCCCAACCAGGTCCATCGGAAATCCGTGAAGAAGGGTTTCGACTTCACCCTGATGGTCGCAG GAGAGTCGGGTCTGGGCAAATCCACGCTGGTGAATAGCCTGTTCCTGACAGACCTCTACAAAGACAGAAAGCTTCTCAACGCAGAGG AGAGAATCAACCAGACAGTGGAGATCGTCAAGCACACGGTGGACATAGAGGAGAAGGGTGTCAAGCTGAAGCTGACCATAGTGGACACACCAGGCTTTGGAGATGCTGTTAACAACACTGAGTG CTGGAAGCCCATCACCGACTACATCGACCAGCAGTTTGAACAGTATTTCCGTGATGAGAGTGGCCTGAACCGGAAGAACATCCAGGACAACCGAGTGCATTGCTGCCTCTACTTCATCTCACCCTTCGGGCATGG GCTGAGGCCTGTGGATGTTGAATTCATGAAGGCTCTGCATGAGAAGGTTAACATTGTGCCCCTGATTGCCAAAGCCGACTGCCTGATCCCTTCTGAGATCCGGAAGCTAAAAGAGAGG ATCCGGGAAGAGATTGACAAATTTGGCATTAAAGTGTACCAGTTTCCCGAGTGTGACTCTGATGAAGATGAGGAGTTCAAGCAGCAAGATAGAGAGCTGAAG GAGAGCGCGCCTTTTGCTGTCATTGGCAGTAACACAGTTGTGGAGGCGAAAGGCCAGCGAGTCCGGGGACGTCTCTACCCCTGGGGCATTGTGGAAG TGGAAAACCAGGCACACTGCGACTTTGTGAAGCTGCGGAACATGCTGATCCGGACACACATGCACGACCTCAAGGATGTCACTTGTGATGTCCACTATGAGAACTACCGAGCTCAGTGCATCCAGCAGATGACCAG CAAGCTGACTCAGGACAACAGGATAGAAAGCCCAATTCCTATCCTGCCTCTGCCAACACCAGACACGGAGACAGAGAAGCTGATCAAAATGAAGGATGAGGAG TTACGGCGGATGCAAGAGATGCTGCAGAAGATGCAGCAGCAGATGCAGGATCAGTGA